The region AGGGTTTAAAAAGCTCGTATGAAAGACTCGAATACATAGGAGATTCGATTCTGAACTGTGTGATGGCGACTCAACAGTTCGATATGTACCCAGATTTGTCGCCTGGGGAATTGACTCAGTTACGTTCAGCTAATGTCTGTACTGAGAAACTCGCCCGTGTAGCAGCCCGACACGGTTTATACAAGTTCTTACGCCATGATAAACCTAAGCTTGGTGCCCAAGTTAGTAACTTCACCCTTTTTTACTCcatttcttttcctttttttataTAATATCCAGGGAGTATTACTTTTTTCTAATTTCCTTTTTTATATGATAAACTAAAACAGACACCTTGTAGGACATTACTAACATTTTCAATGCTACACACCTATATTTGGTTCAACAGCAATGAACGAAATTTGCATAAGAAAAGATGACTGATATTTTTGTGTGTCTATGTGATGCAGATCGAAGAATTTGTAGAGACTGCGCCAAATTATCCTCCATCTTCTGTGGGATTAATTGATGCACCGAAAACTTTGGCTAACATTGTCGAATCAACAATCGGAGCTGTGTATCTTGATAGTAACAAATACAACAAAACTACCTCCAAGGTTTGAATTTaaaatttcttttaatttttgATCCGACAATCATGTTTCATAACGTGAATTCAATTGATCTTTTTATTATTGGCTAATTAACTGATCATATGTAACTGCAGGTAATTGAGAAGTTGCTATAACCCATAATTACTCCATCCACACTTCAAAGGCATCCGGTGACATTGTTGTTTGAGATGTGCCAGAAGAATGGATTCACCATTGTTGTTTGAGATGTACCATGGACGTCAATGATTCATGGACTGAAACGGGAAAGATAGAAATAGGTGTAGCAAATCAATTTGTTGGAAGAGGACAATATAATGCTAAAAGAGTAATTGCTTACAATAGAGCTGCTGCTGATGCTTATACTGACATTGTTACAAAACTTGGGAATCAAGGCTAAACTCCCAGATTTTGGCTGAGCATATTGTTGTTCAATGGGGGTTTAGTTGTGAATATTGTATCCTGTTTTGTAGAAAGAAAAAGATCACTGTAATGCGTGATTGTTTGTATTCTTTTATTATAAAATCATGAATGTATGATTATATGTGAAAActcaattatttttaatttttttgttattaaACTCTAAATTGAAAGGAAATCTTAGTCACTTCATTATTTTGTTATTTGTACGATTGAAACATAAAAATTAAAtacataaatatattttttagaGAACTTGTGTTGTATTAAAAATATTTAGACCATGTTAGCTATATCGGTTGAAAATAGTTTTTTAACTAGC is a window of Apium graveolens cultivar Ventura chromosome 11, ASM990537v1, whole genome shotgun sequence DNA encoding:
- the LOC141695317 gene encoding ribonuclease 3-like protein 3, translating into MGKLKPNELSLVFLVSIIADLLGGESSSSWSFEKVEKIIEYSFRNKGLLEEAYTDHSYKGLKSSYERLEYIGDSILNCVMATQQFDMYPDLSPGELTQLRSANVCTEKLARVAARHGLYKFLRHDKPKLGAQIEEFVETAPNYPPSSVGLIDAPKTLANIVESTIGAVYLDSNKYNKTTSKV